One window of the Rosa rugosa chromosome 3, drRosRugo1.1, whole genome shotgun sequence genome contains the following:
- the LOC133737620 gene encoding uncharacterized protein LOC133737620 encodes MQEHEQCEIKGLTEESLVDRLAKQFNTDIPVNELKLDLAEGMDETVMTDTSCNMVYVLPARYALPVAAQDCVEAEGSSAQPVQITSAVTAPVEEAKAVKGQAIADFLAHHPMLDIPPVKELEIATATAIRPDLACIPEYAIWHQATISLQPWVLFFDGSRTETLAGAGIVLENPAGDRFSYSFQLEFKCTNNQAEYEALIIGLEVLLELGVRDVQVRGDSLLVISQLQEKYRCVSCLLIPYLNRAIKLLDQFDDADLEHIPRERNFAANELAQLATGITLKYGVRERILKVERRTLPSWLARLDPPDDPVVAVLEPIDVDWRVPLINYLKQPDPTTDRKIRFLALNYFLRGDELRRRGKDGIDF; translated from the exons ATGCAGGAACATGAGCAATGTGAGATAAAAGGTCTCACTGAAGAATCGTTGGTGGACCGGTTGGCTAAGCAGTTCAACACTGACATCCCTGTCAATGAACTCAAGTTGGATCTAGCTGAGGGCATGGATGAAACAGTCATGACTGATACGtcctgcaacatggtttacGTACTACCCGCAAGGTATGCACTGCCCGTCGCCGCGCAGGATTGCGTGGAAGCTGAGGGAAGTAGCGCACAACCCGTGCAGATTACTTCAGCAGTTACGGCACCTGTGGAagaggct AAGGCAGTGAAGGGACAGGCTATTGCAGATTTTCTGGCCCATCATCCTATGCTGGATATTCCCCCAGTGAAGGAATTAGAGATAGCTACCGCCACCGCAATTCGACCAGATTTGGCGTGCATCCCAGAATATGCCATCTGGCATCAAGCTACAATCTCCTTgcaaccctgggtattattttttgatggTTCCAGAACCGAAACgctagcaggggcagggattgtacTGGAAAACCCAGCAGGTGAtcgtttctcttattctttccaattggagttCAAGTGCACAAATAATCAAGCCGAGTATGAAGCCCTCATCATTGGGTTGGAAGTGTTATTGGAATTGGGAGTGAGAGACGTTCAGGTTCGCGGTGACTCTCTGCTCGTGATAAGTCAGCTCCAAGAGAAATACAGGTGCGTAAGCTGTCTGCTCATTCCTTATTTGAATCGCGCCATCAAGCTTTTGGATCAATTTGATGACGCGGATTTGGAACACATACCTCGCGAGCGCAATTTTGCGGCCAACGAGCTTGCTCAGCTGGCCACAGGCATCACATTGAAgtatggggttcgcgagcgcattctgaaaGTCGAACGTCGCACGTTGCCTTCGTGGCTTGCACGGCTTGACCCGCCAGACGATCCGGTTGTCGCAGTCCTggagcctattgacgtcgattggcgagTTCCATTGATCAAttacctcaagcaaccagacCCTACGACAGACAGGAAGATACGTTTTCTTGCCTTAAACTATTTCCTCAGGGGTGACGAGTTGCGACGACGTGGGAAAGATGGCATAGACTTCtga